The Mugil cephalus isolate CIBA_MC_2020 chromosome 11, CIBA_Mcephalus_1.1, whole genome shotgun sequence genome includes a window with the following:
- the crot gene encoding peroxisomal carnitine O-octanoyltransferase, protein MKKKGDEMANHLSESSPERTFQYQNTLPPLPVPSLESSLSKYLDAVRPFASEEEFKATVDIVRKFQQGAGKDLHQKLLQRARTRRNWLEDWWLDAAYLELRIPSQLNVNFAGPAPYLEHCWPPAEGTELQRASVSTWHTLQYWNMIHTERLAPQKAGKTVLDMDQFRMLFCTSKVPGVKKDTIHNYFKTEREGPCPSHLVVMCRGRIFTFDALYDGQILTPPELLRQLSYVKERCDREPEGDGVGALTTEERTRWAKAREHLISIDPHNKTILETIQSSLFVISLDGTKPYSSPENYTNMTLEALTGDPTIRWGDKSYNSIVFADGTFGSTCDHAPYDAMVLVSLCWYVDQQLKATEGKWKGTDVIRPVPLPEELVFTVDEKACSDISHAKQQYMEAIQDLQLVCYAFTAFGKVAIKQRKLHPDTFVQLAMQLAYYRLHKRPGSCYETAMTRKFYHGRTETMRPCTQEAVNWCKAMTDPTCDASSKRKAMLQAFSKHNTLMADAQEGKGFDRHLFGLYLIAKEEGRPTPELYMDPLYSRSGGGGNFVLSSSLVGYTTVLGAVAPMVPHGYGFFYRIRDDRIVISISSWKSSRQTDPPSLFNNFSSSMHEMLHLATTSQL, encoded by the exons ATGAAGAAGAAG ggAGACGAGATGGCTAACCATTTGTCAGAATCTTCACCAGAGCGGACCTTCCAGTACCAAAACACCCTGCCGCCCCTGCCTGTCCCGTCGTTAGAAAGTAGCCTGTCCAAGTACCTGGATGCAG TTCGTCCGTTTGCATCCGAGGAAGAGTTTAAAGCTACGGTGGACATTGTGAGAAAATTCCAACAGGGTGCTGGCAAAGATCTGCACCAGAAACTGCTGCAAAGAGCCAGAACGAGGAGGAACTGG CTGGAAGACTGGTGGTTAGATGCGGCGTACCTGGAGCTCCGCATCCCCTCTCAGCTGAATGTGAACTTTGCCGGGCCGGCGCCGTATCTAGAGCACTGCTGGCCGCCTGCGGAGGGAACTGAACTGCAAAGGGCCAGTGTTAGCACGTGGCACACCCTACAGTATTGGAACATGATCCACAC tGAGAGACTGGCTCCCCAGAAAGCTGGTAAAACTGTCCTGGATATGGACCAGTTCAGAATGCTCTTCTGCACTAGCAAAGTCCCCGGAGTAAAGAAGGACACCATTCACAACTACTTCAAGACAG AGCGTGAGGGTCCCTGCCCCTCCCACTTGGTAGTGATGTGTCGTGGACGGATATTCACATTTGATGCACTTTATGACGGACAAATCCTCACTCCTCCAGAACTTCTCAG GCAACTGAGCTATGTGAAAGAGCGCTGTGACAGAGAACCAGAGGGAGATGGAGTGGGCGCGCTCACCACTGAGGAGAGGACCCGCTGGGCAAAA GCCAGAGAGCATCTAATAAGTATCGATCCTCACAACAAGACGATCCTGGAAACCATTCAGAGCAGCCTGTTCGTCATATCCCTGGATGGCACAAAACCCTACTCTTCTCCAGAGAACTACACAAAT ATGACTTTGGAAGCCCTTACAGGCGACCCAACCATCCGCTGGGGCGACAAATCGTACAATTCAATCGTGTTCGCAGACGGCACCTTCGGCTCCACTTGTGAT CATGCACCTTATGATGCCATGGTGCTGGTGTCTTTGTGCTGGTACGTGGACCAGCAGCTCAAAGCCACTGAAGGCAAATGGAAG gGCACAGACGTAATCAGACCAGTACCACTTCCTGAGGAGCTGGTGTTTACTGTGGATGAAAAAGCCTGTAGTGATATTAGCCACGCTAAGCAGCAGTACATGGAAGCG ATACAGGACCTCCAGCTCGTGTGTTACGCCTTCACAGCGTTTGGGAAAGTGGCCATCAAACAGAGGAAGCTGCATCCCGACACATTCGTTCAGCTGGCGATGCAGTTAGCCTACTACAGACTGCACAAACG GCCAGGAAGTTGTTACGAGACAGCAATGACGCGCAAGTTCTACCACGGCAGGACTGAGACGATGCGACCCTGCACCCAGGAGGCTGTGAACTGGTGTAAAGCCATGACGGACCCCACTTGTGAT GCTAGTTCCAAGAGGAAAGCCATGCTGCAGGCCTTCAGCAAACACAACACCCTGATGGCTGATGCTCAGGAGGGAAAAG GTTTTGACCGGCATCTTTTTGGGTTGTATCTTATCGCTAAAGAGGAGGGACGTCCCACTCCAGAACTGTACATGGATCCCCTCTACTCAAGGAG tgGTGGTGGGGGTAACTTTGTGCTGTCGTCCAGTCTGGTGGGCTACACTACAGTTCTGGGCGCGGTGGCTCCCATGGTGCCTCATGGCTACGGCTTCTTTTACCGGATCAGGGATGACAG GATTGTGATCTCCATCTCATCATGGAAGTCGAGCCGTCAGACAGACCCTCCGTCACTCTTTAATAACTTCAGCAGCTCCATGCACGAGATGCTCCACCTGGCCACCACATCTCAGCTCTAA
- the acbd7 gene encoding acyl-CoA-binding domain-containing protein 7: protein MSLQAEFEKVAEDVKKVKTRPTNEELLVLYGLYKQALVGDVNIDKPGMLDGKGKAKWDAWDSRKGMSKDDAMSAYVTQAKEVIAKYGM from the exons ATGTCTCTACAG GCAGAATTTGAGAAGGTGGCAGAGGATGTGAAGAAGGTGAAGACAAGGCCAACGAACGAGGAGCTGCTGGTCCTGTACGGCCTTTACAAACAGGCTCTCGTTGGAGACGTTAATATTG ATAAACCAGGAATGCTggatggaaaaggaaaagcCAAGTGGGATGCCTGGGACTCGAGGAAAG GAATGTCCAAGGACGATGCTATGTCAGCCTACGTCACACAAGCTAAGGAAGTCATCGCCAAATACGGGATGTAA
- the rpp38 gene encoding ribonuclease P protein subunit p38 produces MATPVKPTKKETKKYIPTKTSFTSPFTPIWSPLPQEDMHFILNTLKDKLTSTGLEKRGVKVFRPWRKKKEQKPASPSEPVLQASRDEPGREPVKNGWTDVAARQQLAIGINEVTKALERNELRLLLVCKSVKPKHMTDHLIALSATRGVPACQVPRLSQSVSEPLGLRSVLALGFRRCSSTDGEVFADTVDAIKPRVPSLNVAWLQGAAPTVVPQDPAGGEEKEEKMEEGEEVGEMRGQKRKLESEREEVTESPSSVTLQPLKVKKIVANPGKKRKAKPKKKTVK; encoded by the coding sequence ATGGCGACTCCAGTAAAGCCAACTAAGAAGGAAACGAAAAAGTACATTCCGACTAAGACTTCCTTCACCTCACCCTTCACCCCAATATGGAGCCCACTTCCCCAAGAAGACATGCATTTCATCCTGAATACTTTGAAGGACAAACTGACCTCCACAGGCCTCGAGAAGAGAGGGGTTAAAGTGTTTCGGccgtggaggaagaagaaagagcagaaacCCGCCTCCCCGTCAGAACCCGTTCTCCAAGCGAGCCGGGACGAACCAGGGCGCGAGCCGGTCAAAAACGGCTGGACAGATGTGGCGGCCAGACAACAGCTGGCCATTGGCATCAACGAGGTCACCAAGGCTCTGGAGAGGAATGAGCTCAGGCTGCTGCTCGTGTGCAAGTCAGTGAAACCGAAGCACATGACGGACCACCTGATAGCTCTGAGCGCAACGAGAGGTGTGCCGGCCTGCCAGGTGCCTCGTCTGAGCCAGAGTGTGTCAGAGCCGCTGGGGCTGAGAAGCGTCCTCGCTCTGGGATTCAGACGGTGTTCCTCCACGGATGGTGAGGTGTTCGCGGACACTGTCGATGCCATTAAACCCAGAGTGCCTTCACTCAACGTTGCGTGGCTACAAGGGGCGGCGCCTACAGTGGTTCCTCAAGACCCTGCTGgcggagaggagaaagaggagaagatggaggagggggaagaagtCGGGGAGATGAGAGGCCAAAAACGGAAACTGGAGAGTGAACGTGAGGAGGTCACAGAGTCTCCGTCCTCCGTCACTCTGCAGCCTCTCAAAGTAAAGAAAATTGTTGCCAATcctggaaagaaaaggaaagcaaagcctaagaaaaaaactgtcaaatga
- the nmt2 gene encoding glycylpeptide N-tetradecanoyltransferase 2 isoform X1: MMAEDSESAASQQSLELDDQDTCGIDGDNEEENEHMPGSPGGDLGAKRKKKKQKRKKEKPSSGGAKSDSASDSQEIKNPGLPIQKLQDIQRAMELLSCQGPAKSIDEAAKHKYQFWDTQPVPKLNEVVTSHGPIEADKENIRQEPYSLPQGFMWDTLDLSNADVLKELYTLLNENYVEDDDNMFRFDYSPNFLKWALRPPGWLPQWHCGVRVSSNKKLVGFISAIPADIRIYDTLKRMVEINFLCVHKKLRSKRVAPVLIREITRRVNLEGIFQAVYTAGVVLPKPVSTCRYWHRSLNPRKLVEVKFSHLSRNMTLQRTMKLYRLPDSTKTPGLRPMERRDIHQVTELLQKYLRRFQLAPSMGEEEVAHWFLPQENIIDTFVVEGAGGVLTDFTSFYTLPSTVMHHPLHRSLKAAYSFYNVHTQTPLLDLMNDALILAKLKGFDVFNALDLMENKVFLEKLKFGIGDGNLQYYLYNWKCPPMDPDKVGLVLQ; encoded by the exons atgatgGCGGAGGACAGTGAGTCCGCGGCCAGTCAGCAGAGCCTGGAGCTGGACGACCAGGACACCTGCGGTATTGACGGAGACAACgaggaggagaatgagcatATGCccgg CAGTCCTGGGGGAGACCTGGGggccaagaggaagaagaagaagcagaagaggaagaaagagaagccAAGCTCGGGGGGAGCCAAGTCTGACTCTGCCTCCGACTCTCAGGAGATCAAG AACCCTGGCTTGCCCATTCAGAAGCTGCAGGATATCCAAAGAGCCATGGAGCTGCTTTCCTGCCAGGGTCCAGCAAAGAGTATCGACGAGGCAGCCAAGCACAAGTACCAGTTCTGGGACACCCAGCCCGTCCCGAAGTTAA ATGAAGTAGTGACAAGTCACGGGCCAATCGAagctgacaaagaaaacatcagacAGGAGCCATATTCTTTACCTCAAGGCTTTATGTGGGACACTCTGGATCTCAGTAATGCAGATGTA CTGAAGGAGTTGTACACTTTGTTAAATGAAAACTATGTGGAGGATGACGATAACATGTTCAGATTTGATTATTCACCAAACTTTCTCAAATG GGCTCTGCGTCCTCCTGGCTGGTTACCACAGTGGCATTGTGGAGTGAGAGTGTCCTCGAATAAGAAGCTCGTCGGCTTCATCAGCGCCATCCCTGCAGATATACGCATCTATGACAC ACTGAAGAGGATGGTAGAAATCAACTTCCTGTGCGTCCATAAGAAGCTGCGCTCGAAGCGCGTTGCTCCTGTGCTAATCCGAGAGATAACGCGGAGAGTGAACCTAGAAGGAATATTTCAAGCCGTATACACAGCAGGAGTCGTGCTGCCTAAACCTGTGTCTACATGCAG GTACTGGCACCGTTCTCTGAACCCTAGGAAGCTTGTGGAAGTTAAATTCTCCCATCTGAGCAGGAACATGACCCTGCAGAGAACCATGAAACTCTACAGACTACCAGAT AGCACCAAGACTCCAGGTCTGCGGCCGATGGAGAGGCGTGACATCCACCAGGTTACAGAACTGCTACAGAAATACTTGAGACGTTTCCAGCTCGCGCCGTCAatgggagaggaggaagtggcTCACTGGTTCTTACCGCAGGAGAACATCATCGACACGTTTGTAGTAGAG ggtGCTGGTGGCGTACTGACAGACTTCACTAGTTTCTACACTTTGCCCTCGACTGTGATGCATCACCCTCTTCATAGGAGCCTGAAGGCTGCTTACTCTTTTTACAACGTTCATACACAAACCCCACTACTGGACTTAATGAATGATGCACTGATCCTGGCCAAACTG AAAGGTTTCGATGTGTTCAACGCCTTGGATCTAATGGAGAATAAGGTGTTTCTGGAGAAGCTCAAGTTTGGCATAGGAGACGGAAATCTGCAGTATTACCTCTACAACTGGAAATGTCCCCCTATGGACCCTGATAAG GTTGGCCTCGTACTTCAGTAG
- the nmt2 gene encoding glycylpeptide N-tetradecanoyltransferase 2 isoform X2, which produces MMAEDSESAASQQSLELDDQDTCGIDGDNEEENEHMPGPGGDLGAKRKKKKQKRKKEKPSSGGAKSDSASDSQEIKNPGLPIQKLQDIQRAMELLSCQGPAKSIDEAAKHKYQFWDTQPVPKLNEVVTSHGPIEADKENIRQEPYSLPQGFMWDTLDLSNADVLKELYTLLNENYVEDDDNMFRFDYSPNFLKWALRPPGWLPQWHCGVRVSSNKKLVGFISAIPADIRIYDTLKRMVEINFLCVHKKLRSKRVAPVLIREITRRVNLEGIFQAVYTAGVVLPKPVSTCRYWHRSLNPRKLVEVKFSHLSRNMTLQRTMKLYRLPDSTKTPGLRPMERRDIHQVTELLQKYLRRFQLAPSMGEEEVAHWFLPQENIIDTFVVEGAGGVLTDFTSFYTLPSTVMHHPLHRSLKAAYSFYNVHTQTPLLDLMNDALILAKLKGFDVFNALDLMENKVFLEKLKFGIGDGNLQYYLYNWKCPPMDPDKVGLVLQ; this is translated from the exons atgatgGCGGAGGACAGTGAGTCCGCGGCCAGTCAGCAGAGCCTGGAGCTGGACGACCAGGACACCTGCGGTATTGACGGAGACAACgaggaggagaatgagcatATGCccgg TCCTGGGGGAGACCTGGGggccaagaggaagaagaagaagcagaagaggaagaaagagaagccAAGCTCGGGGGGAGCCAAGTCTGACTCTGCCTCCGACTCTCAGGAGATCAAG AACCCTGGCTTGCCCATTCAGAAGCTGCAGGATATCCAAAGAGCCATGGAGCTGCTTTCCTGCCAGGGTCCAGCAAAGAGTATCGACGAGGCAGCCAAGCACAAGTACCAGTTCTGGGACACCCAGCCCGTCCCGAAGTTAA ATGAAGTAGTGACAAGTCACGGGCCAATCGAagctgacaaagaaaacatcagacAGGAGCCATATTCTTTACCTCAAGGCTTTATGTGGGACACTCTGGATCTCAGTAATGCAGATGTA CTGAAGGAGTTGTACACTTTGTTAAATGAAAACTATGTGGAGGATGACGATAACATGTTCAGATTTGATTATTCACCAAACTTTCTCAAATG GGCTCTGCGTCCTCCTGGCTGGTTACCACAGTGGCATTGTGGAGTGAGAGTGTCCTCGAATAAGAAGCTCGTCGGCTTCATCAGCGCCATCCCTGCAGATATACGCATCTATGACAC ACTGAAGAGGATGGTAGAAATCAACTTCCTGTGCGTCCATAAGAAGCTGCGCTCGAAGCGCGTTGCTCCTGTGCTAATCCGAGAGATAACGCGGAGAGTGAACCTAGAAGGAATATTTCAAGCCGTATACACAGCAGGAGTCGTGCTGCCTAAACCTGTGTCTACATGCAG GTACTGGCACCGTTCTCTGAACCCTAGGAAGCTTGTGGAAGTTAAATTCTCCCATCTGAGCAGGAACATGACCCTGCAGAGAACCATGAAACTCTACAGACTACCAGAT AGCACCAAGACTCCAGGTCTGCGGCCGATGGAGAGGCGTGACATCCACCAGGTTACAGAACTGCTACAGAAATACTTGAGACGTTTCCAGCTCGCGCCGTCAatgggagaggaggaagtggcTCACTGGTTCTTACCGCAGGAGAACATCATCGACACGTTTGTAGTAGAG ggtGCTGGTGGCGTACTGACAGACTTCACTAGTTTCTACACTTTGCCCTCGACTGTGATGCATCACCCTCTTCATAGGAGCCTGAAGGCTGCTTACTCTTTTTACAACGTTCATACACAAACCCCACTACTGGACTTAATGAATGATGCACTGATCCTGGCCAAACTG AAAGGTTTCGATGTGTTCAACGCCTTGGATCTAATGGAGAATAAGGTGTTTCTGGAGAAGCTCAAGTTTGGCATAGGAGACGGAAATCTGCAGTATTACCTCTACAACTGGAAATGTCCCCCTATGGACCCTGATAAG GTTGGCCTCGTACTTCAGTAG